One Setaria viridis chromosome 3, Setaria_viridis_v4.0, whole genome shotgun sequence DNA window includes the following coding sequences:
- the LOC117847604 gene encoding uncharacterized protein — protein sequence MGKKRAAAVGAAAAPVFPFPASAAGEPDHFSDYGFDPQLVGFFPQREAKRPSSSSRRHQPPPLESARFKLQKPISKKHHHHLQKQQQQPRRRHRWWSSAASAALLLFKRPSSSDSSSSAAAPAPPHYGYSASATVPLYLAGDDSGADDGPAACTCWAPAMRSGRLAAAELGAAADAVPYVSLRSASLGGGGAGAGRAGGGAPAMPIYLVT from the exons ATGGGGAAGAAGCGAGCGGCGGCCGTGGGCGCTGCCGCGGCGCCCGTCTTCCCGTTCccggcgtccgccgccggcgagccggacCACTTCAGCGACTACGGCTTCGACCCGCAGCTCGTCGGCTTCTTCCCACAG CGTGAGGCGAAGCGGCCGTCGTCGAGCAGCAGGcgccaccagccgccgccgctggagtcGGCTCGGTTCAAGCTCCAGAAGCCCATCtccaagaagcaccaccaccacctgcagaagcagcagcagcagccgcggcggcgccaccggtgGTGGagctcggccgcctccgccgcgctcctcctcttcaagcgcccctcctcctccgactcCTCCAGCTCCGCTGCGGCTCCAGCTCCACCCCACTACGGATATTCAGCCTCGGCCACCGTGCCGCTgtacctcgccggcgacgataGTGGCGCGGACGACGGCCCGGCCGCGTGCACGTGCTGGGCGCCCGCCATGCGGTCCGGCCGCCTGGCCGCCGCTGAGCTCGGTGCCGCGGCGGATGCGGTGCCCTACGTCAGCCTCAGGTCCGCTagcctcggcggcggtggcgctggcgctggaAGAGCAGGTGGAGGCGCTCCGGCGATGCCCATCTACCTCGTGACGTGA